Proteins from a genomic interval of Halopseudomonas litoralis:
- the radC gene encoding RadC family protein, whose translation MNEIKEYLAVPNLSELDVLKWAQSILEARFKRSNYLTNPSLVRAYLKAQLATEEREVFALILLDSQHGVLSFEKLFYGTIDSASVYPREVIKTVLNANAAAVIIAHNHPSGNPEPSQADIHLTKRLTASLQTIDVRVLDHLVIGGTDTVSFAERALL comes from the coding sequence ATGAACGAGATTAAGGAGTATCTGGCGGTTCCCAATCTATCCGAATTGGACGTACTGAAATGGGCTCAGTCCATCCTCGAAGCACGCTTTAAACGCAGTAACTATCTGACCAACCCCTCGTTAGTCAGGGCTTATCTCAAAGCCCAGTTGGCCACCGAAGAGCGTGAAGTGTTCGCGCTCATCCTGCTGGATAGCCAGCATGGGGTATTGAGTTTTGAGAAGCTGTTCTACGGCACCATCGACAGCGCCAGTGTCTATCCCCGGGAGGTGATCAAGACTGTTCTCAATGCTAATGCCGCTGCAGTCATCATCGCGCACAACCACCCCAGTGGTAATCCTGAGCCCAGCCAGGCGGACATTCATCTTACCAAACGCCTGACTGCATCCCTACAGACGATTGATGTCCGCGTACTGGACCATCTGGTGATCGGCGGAACCGACACCGTGAGCTTTGCGGAACGGGCTCTGCTGTAA
- a CDS encoding recombination directionality factor, translating to MIKGLVITPPALGRISIGRVVEKNRKRMPEKDDQFTITSQVQTREGWLPHPLDEQLRQEQGGKIRSIPVRLLFNDPALNFRAEYTLFDRNSGRPLCVGNGETCKRSTNEGIQSFPCPSPDGCILAQGGNCKPYGRLNVGLSEDDPLGSFVFRTTGYNSIRTLTARLSYLQALSGDRLACLPLELRLRGKSTRQSHGTPIFYVDLILRSGISTEEALQQAQQLDQARREAGFDQQALDAAAQTGLNNGAFEDSEDEAHQVLEEFYPDSGTIANPSISTPRTRKNTPTLHELILERSHPMQQHDVAANVDISPRVNQ from the coding sequence ATGATCAAAGGTCTAGTCATTACCCCACCTGCACTGGGGCGTATATCCATTGGCAGAGTCGTCGAGAAGAACCGCAAGCGTATGCCAGAAAAGGACGACCAGTTCACCATCACTTCCCAAGTCCAAACCCGTGAGGGCTGGCTGCCGCACCCTCTGGATGAACAGCTACGCCAGGAGCAAGGCGGCAAGATACGCAGCATCCCAGTACGCCTGCTGTTCAACGATCCAGCATTGAACTTCCGGGCCGAATACACCTTGTTTGATCGTAATAGTGGACGCCCTCTATGCGTGGGCAATGGCGAGACTTGCAAGCGGTCTACCAACGAAGGAATTCAGTCTTTCCCTTGCCCTTCACCGGATGGCTGTATATTGGCTCAAGGCGGCAACTGCAAACCCTACGGACGACTGAATGTGGGGCTTAGCGAGGACGACCCGCTTGGCAGCTTCGTGTTCAGAACCACTGGTTACAACAGCATCCGCACCCTCACCGCCAGGCTCAGCTACCTGCAGGCGTTATCCGGTGACCGGCTGGCCTGCCTGCCGCTGGAACTGCGGCTACGAGGAAAATCCACCCGCCAGAGCCATGGCACACCGATCTTCTACGTCGACCTGATCCTGCGCTCGGGGATCAGCACGGAAGAAGCCCTGCAACAGGCCCAGCAGTTGGATCAAGCACGTCGGGAGGCGGGGTTTGATCAGCAAGCGTTAGATGCTGCGGCCCAGACCGGCCTGAACAACGGGGCCTTTGAAGACAGTGAAGACGAGGCCCATCAGGTACTGGAGGAGTTCTATCCGGACTCCGGCACCATCGCCAATCCCTCTATCAGCACACCGCGCACTCGGAAAAACACACCAACGCTGCATGAGCTGATTCTGGAACGCAGCCACCCCATGCAACAGCACGATGTTGCAGCCAACGTAGACATATCACCAAGAGTAAACCAATGA
- a CDS encoding YqaJ viral recombinase family nuclease, with amino-acid sequence MSTNQSVQQPSTHKTGRGLLRLVSTKDLSRDEWLDVRKRGIGSSDSSAAIGLNPYKSQLELWLEKTNRDQHLPKPNPDDDSAPVFWGVVLEPVVASQYQRRSGNKVRKVNAVLQHPEIPWMLANIDREVVGSADVQILECKTAGINGARLWRDGVPKYVEVQVMHQLAVTGKKAADVAVLLGGQQLEVYRIERDELLIKHLIELERQFWHYVETDTPPPADGSDSAERALRLLYPEDNGEELDFSQDQALNEVFFNLKQVRHTQAELNQREGELKQILQQAIGTASKAVFADGSISWKKSRDSVVIDTATLFADNPELKSRYQISRPGSRRFLIS; translated from the coding sequence ATGAGCACTAACCAATCGGTACAACAGCCAAGCACCCACAAAACAGGCCGTGGTCTATTGCGCCTGGTCAGCACCAAGGATCTGAGCAGAGACGAATGGCTGGATGTCCGCAAACGCGGCATCGGTAGCTCTGACTCATCTGCTGCGATCGGCCTCAACCCTTACAAGTCGCAACTGGAGCTCTGGCTGGAGAAGACCAACCGTGATCAGCATCTGCCCAAGCCGAACCCCGACGACGACAGCGCACCGGTTTTCTGGGGTGTCGTATTAGAGCCCGTAGTCGCTTCCCAGTATCAGCGGCGCTCCGGCAATAAGGTACGCAAGGTCAATGCGGTCCTACAGCATCCGGAGATCCCCTGGATGCTAGCCAATATCGACCGTGAGGTGGTCGGCAGCGCTGATGTGCAGATTCTGGAATGCAAGACCGCTGGCATTAACGGGGCTAGGCTTTGGCGTGATGGTGTACCCAAGTACGTCGAGGTGCAGGTGATGCACCAACTGGCTGTGACCGGCAAGAAAGCGGCGGACGTAGCCGTTTTGTTGGGTGGCCAGCAACTGGAGGTATACCGCATTGAGCGCGATGAGCTACTGATCAAGCACCTAATCGAGCTGGAGCGCCAATTCTGGCATTACGTTGAGACTGACACACCACCGCCTGCCGACGGCTCTGACTCCGCCGAACGGGCCTTGCGCTTGCTGTACCCCGAAGATAATGGCGAGGAGCTGGACTTCAGCCAGGATCAGGCATTGAACGAAGTCTTCTTTAATCTGAAGCAGGTGCGTCACACCCAAGCGGAGCTCAACCAACGTGAAGGCGAGCTAAAACAGATTCTGCAACAAGCCATCGGCACCGCCAGCAAGGCTGTTTTTGCCGATGGCAGTATCAGCTGGAAGAAGTCCAGGGACTCCGTGGTCATCGATACCGCGACTCTCTTCGCTGATAACCCTGAATTGAAATCCCGTTATCAGATCAGCAGACCTGGGAGCAGACGCTTTCTCATCAGCTGA
- a CDS encoding DUF932 domain-containing protein: protein MAHEIENMAYVGTTPWHGLGNQLSRHQPLEVWQQEAGMNWHIKQSPVRFVSNTASYLGGIHAFPEKKVLYRSDTKAPLSVVSERYKVVQPWDVLEFYRDLTEYAGFELETAGVLKGGRKFWALARTGQASVLKGNDQVNGYLLLATSCDGSLATVATPTTVRVVCNNTLAIAVNGAPQSIRVPHSTVFNPQAVKQQLGISVSQWDDFMSRMKTLSNRRVNTGEALSYFLRVICDAEKDVEDRRELIQHRALQKVQNLYSGKGRGSTLESAQDTAWGLLCAITEYVDHEKRARSVDHRLDSAWFGQGANLKQKALDHALELVA, encoded by the coding sequence ATGGCACACGAAATTGAAAACATGGCCTATGTAGGCACTACCCCCTGGCATGGCCTGGGCAACCAGCTATCTCGTCATCAACCGCTGGAGGTCTGGCAGCAGGAAGCCGGTATGAATTGGCATATCAAGCAATCCCCAGTGCGCTTCGTAAGCAATACAGCATCATATCTGGGCGGCATCCACGCTTTCCCCGAGAAGAAGGTGCTGTATCGATCAGACACTAAGGCACCCCTTTCCGTGGTTTCGGAACGCTATAAAGTGGTTCAGCCGTGGGATGTCCTGGAGTTTTATCGAGACCTGACCGAATACGCAGGCTTCGAATTGGAGACAGCCGGTGTACTCAAAGGTGGTCGCAAGTTCTGGGCTCTGGCCCGCACCGGACAGGCCTCCGTGCTCAAGGGAAACGACCAGGTCAATGGCTACCTACTACTGGCCACTTCCTGCGATGGCAGTCTGGCTACGGTTGCCACGCCCACAACGGTACGTGTGGTCTGCAATAACACCCTCGCCATAGCAGTGAATGGCGCGCCCCAGTCCATTCGTGTCCCCCACAGCACCGTATTCAATCCGCAGGCGGTTAAACAGCAACTGGGTATCTCAGTCTCCCAGTGGGATGACTTCATGTCCCGCATGAAGACGTTATCCAATCGCCGAGTGAACACGGGCGAAGCGCTGAGCTACTTCCTGCGGGTCATCTGTGATGCAGAGAAGGATGTAGAAGACCGTCGTGAGCTGATCCAACACAGGGCCCTGCAGAAGGTGCAGAACCTGTATTCCGGCAAAGGACGCGGATCGACACTGGAATCTGCCCAGGACACCGCTTGGGGTCTACTATGCGCTATTACGGAGTATGTGGATCACGAGAAGCGCGCCCGTAGCGTGGATCACCGTCTGGATTCAGCCTGGTTTGGCCAGGGTGCCAATCTCAAACAGAAAGCACTGGATCATGCGCTTGAGCTGGTCGCTTAA
- a CDS encoding glycine zipper family protein, translated as MDLICPRCSSQHITHCNYGRRIGGVVGTAAGAISGAATATVTGAATGARLGMTAGLIVGPAGASAGAVLGAISGALGGCVLGLRLGSLVDDQLLHSFRCEDCRCHFTPCSI; from the coding sequence ATGGATTTGATTTGTCCTCGCTGCAGCTCGCAGCACATCACCCACTGTAACTACGGCCGGCGGATCGGCGGTGTCGTTGGTACCGCAGCAGGCGCTATCAGTGGTGCCGCTACTGCTACGGTAACAGGTGCCGCTACCGGCGCACGTCTCGGCATGACCGCTGGGCTGATCGTTGGCCCCGCTGGAGCAAGCGCTGGCGCAGTGCTAGGTGCTATCAGCGGTGCCCTTGGAGGCTGCGTGCTTGGGCTACGTCTTGGTTCCTTGGTCGATGATCAATTACTTCATAGCTTCCGCTGCGAAGATTGCCGCTGCCACTTCACCCCCTGCTCTATCTAA
- a CDS encoding SOS response-associated peptidase family protein, translating to MCGRFAQYRIPWEYIEPIGLDVPMANFVDPEPVNRYNVAPRSKVRILHQDPDGLCWDLVRWGWEPFWAKGKRPPAINARSETAATGKFFKPIWESGRCIVPADGWYEWVKDQDDPKRKQPYYIHRRDNQPMYFAGLGQFRRDGSEPKDGDGFVIITADSDEGMVDIHDRRPIVLSPETAAHWLNPELSPHEAESIVAEKAEPVGAFEWHQVERGVGNVRNEGPALIERT from the coding sequence ATGTGCGGTCGTTTTGCTCAGTACCGAATTCCCTGGGAGTACATCGAACCGATTGGGTTAGACGTGCCAATGGCAAACTTTGTCGACCCAGAACCCGTCAACCGTTACAACGTAGCCCCCCGGTCAAAGGTGCGCATTCTGCACCAAGATCCGGACGGGCTGTGCTGGGACCTGGTGCGCTGGGGCTGGGAGCCGTTTTGGGCTAAGGGCAAACGTCCGCCGGCCATAAATGCCAGAAGCGAGACTGCGGCCACCGGTAAATTCTTCAAGCCGATATGGGAATCGGGGCGCTGCATCGTGCCAGCGGATGGGTGGTATGAGTGGGTGAAGGATCAGGATGATCCGAAGAGAAAGCAACCGTATTACATTCACCGGCGTGACAACCAGCCAATGTACTTTGCCGGACTTGGTCAGTTCAGGCGTGACGGCAGCGAGCCAAAAGATGGGGACGGCTTTGTAATTATCACAGCCGACAGCGACGAAGGAATGGTGGATATACACGATCGCAGACCGATCGTGCTGTCGCCAGAAACCGCAGCGCATTGGCTAAACCCTGAGCTATCTCCACATGAAGCTGAATCTATTGTTGCAGAGAAGGCAGAACCCGTAGGAGCGTTCGAGTGGCACCAGGTCGAGCGCGGTGTGGGCAACGTGAGAAACGAGGGGCCAGCCCTTATTGAAAGGACTTGA
- a CDS encoding cation transporter, whose amino-acid sequence MQQAAGAALFKSGFLLLFSILIIGEAIRKSFLGVVPEAGWMGLIGLVALAANLSCLALLYSHRSDDINMSSTWLCSRNDVIANLSVLGAAGLVMLTQSQWPDLIVGVALALLYLHSSVQVGRDAWPKWRGRDEQQGAGSEAGVVAPSSSCCKPDAVTKQEAGCETNAVAQPAGCCESRTVTPADTCCGTGSTEAFYRQGISHPRADAAEKKRGSPK is encoded by the coding sequence GTGCAACAAGCTGCGGGGGCTGCCCTTTTCAAAAGTGGCTTTCTTTTACTATTCAGCATCTTAATTATCGGTGAAGCCATCCGTAAGAGCTTCTTGGGCGTGGTGCCAGAGGCGGGGTGGATGGGTCTGATCGGTCTTGTTGCGCTCGCCGCCAACCTGAGCTGCCTGGCGTTGCTTTATAGTCACCGCAGCGACGACATCAATATGAGCTCGACTTGGTTGTGCTCGCGAAACGATGTTATCGCTAACCTAAGCGTGTTAGGCGCGGCCGGGCTAGTCATGCTGACCCAGTCGCAGTGGCCGGATCTGATCGTTGGGGTGGCACTCGCGCTACTGTACCTGCACTCTTCCGTTCAGGTCGGGCGGGATGCTTGGCCAAAGTGGCGCGGTCGCGATGAACAGCAAGGCGCTGGCAGTGAAGCTGGTGTCGTAGCCCCATCGAGTAGCTGCTGTAAACCTGATGCCGTGACGAAGCAAGAGGCCGGCTGTGAAACGAATGCCGTGGCACAACCGGCCGGCTGTTGCGAAAGCCGCACCGTAACGCCCGCAGACACTTGCTGTGGAACGGGTTCGACAGAGGCTTTTTACAGACAGGGCATTTCCCATCCGAGAGCAGATGCAGCAGAAAAAAAGCGAGGGAGCCCTAAATGA
- a CDS encoding heavy metal response regulator transcription factor — protein sequence MRVLIIEDELKTAEYLQQGLSESGYTVDYALTGTDGIHLFKSQQYALVILDVNLPGMDGWSILEDIRRTSDARVMMLTASGRLSNKVKGLDLGADDYLVKPFEFPELLARIRSLLRRSEKLTETDSLKVADLEVDPARHRAYRAGQRIDLTVKEFSLLHLLMRNSGVVMTRTQIISLVWDINFDCDTNVVDVSVRRLRAKIDEPFDRKLIHTLRGVGYVLEDRG from the coding sequence ATGCGAGTCTTGATCATCGAAGACGAATTGAAGACAGCCGAATATTTGCAACAAGGTCTAAGCGAATCTGGTTACACCGTTGACTACGCTTTAACGGGAACGGATGGAATACACCTGTTCAAAAGCCAGCAGTATGCTTTAGTAATATTGGACGTAAATTTGCCTGGCATGGACGGTTGGTCGATATTGGAGGATATTCGCCGCACTAGCGATGCGCGCGTAATGATGTTAACTGCTAGCGGCAGGCTGTCGAACAAGGTGAAAGGATTGGACCTGGGTGCAGATGATTATCTGGTTAAGCCCTTCGAATTCCCTGAATTGCTGGCAAGAATCAGATCGCTTCTGAGGCGAAGTGAGAAACTGACTGAAACCGACTCTCTGAAAGTGGCTGACCTTGAGGTTGATCCCGCCAGACATCGTGCATACCGAGCAGGGCAGCGCATCGATCTGACTGTTAAGGAATTTTCCTTATTACATCTGCTCATGCGAAATTCTGGTGTCGTTATGACAAGAACTCAAATAATTTCGTTAGTATGGGACATTAACTTCGATTGTGACACTAACGTAGTTGACGTCTCTGTCCGAAGGTTGCGCGCCAAAATAGACGAACCCTTTGACAGGAAGCTAATCCACACCCTGCGCGGGGTAGGGTATGTCCTTGAGGATCGCGGATGA
- a CDS encoding heavy metal sensor histidine kinase has translation MTKPLSLSLRIGLSVGVMGSILVILIFSQSWMTLRNQLGIIAESRLEQKLNQIEHVISESNLSLVKDTSSHPLGDLVSGHPDLGLLVCDAQRPNKLNFTVGSVPSHLLTGSTCAVEPDTYKKRLSQHGIEALIESNIVRIAGSNESFLLVLFSNRSDDSELLSAYLNSTILAVPLFLVLIGFGSWWIARRGMAPLSNFRELTSIVTTNDLDGRIITSGLPVELKELADSVNFMLGRLEGGVQQLSDFSDDLAHELRSPITNLMGKAQVALSRDRLSSEYKETLESCVEELGRISRIVSDMLYLSQALQSDSADLSDQISLKREAEQVVDLFNIMAEEKGISLTVQGDGVIVGDRLMVQRAISNLLSNAIRHASHHSNIPILIESQGQSIVLSVTNDGPGIPEEHTEAIFKRFFRVDSGRSRDEGGTGLGLSIVRSIMQIHQGSVTVNTSTAGPTTFQLWFNLM, from the coding sequence ATGACCAAGCCTTTGAGTTTGTCGCTGCGAATTGGATTGTCTGTAGGTGTTATGGGATCAATTCTCGTTATTTTGATATTCAGTCAATCCTGGATGACGCTGCGCAATCAATTGGGAATAATTGCCGAGTCCAGGTTAGAACAAAAGTTAAATCAAATCGAACATGTAATATCAGAGTCTAACCTGTCGCTTGTTAAAGATACTAGCTCGCACCCGCTGGGCGACTTAGTGTCCGGCCATCCAGATCTAGGCCTGCTAGTATGCGATGCTCAAAGGCCGAATAAACTAAATTTTACGGTTGGCTCGGTGCCAAGTCATTTGCTAACTGGAAGTACTTGTGCCGTCGAACCTGATACATATAAAAAACGACTCTCTCAGCATGGCATCGAGGCGCTAATAGAATCTAACATCGTGCGCATTGCCGGGAGCAATGAGAGTTTTCTGCTAGTACTCTTCAGTAATCGTTCCGATGATTCCGAACTGCTTAGTGCATACCTGAATTCGACCATATTAGCGGTGCCGCTGTTCCTGGTATTAATTGGGTTCGGATCCTGGTGGATTGCCCGACGAGGAATGGCTCCGCTGAGCAACTTCAGAGAGCTGACTTCCATCGTTACCACAAATGATCTTGATGGAAGAATAATAACCTCTGGTCTGCCCGTGGAGCTTAAAGAGCTAGCAGACAGCGTAAATTTCATGTTGGGAAGGCTTGAGGGCGGCGTGCAACAACTTTCCGATTTTTCGGATGATCTGGCCCACGAATTGCGATCTCCGATTACTAATCTAATGGGGAAAGCGCAGGTGGCTCTTTCTCGAGACAGATTATCCTCCGAATACAAAGAAACATTAGAATCATGTGTAGAAGAGCTCGGCAGAATATCTCGGATCGTTTCAGACATGCTCTACCTTTCGCAAGCTCTTCAGTCGGATTCAGCTGATCTGTCAGATCAAATATCCTTAAAAAGAGAAGCTGAACAGGTAGTCGACCTGTTTAATATTATGGCTGAAGAAAAGGGAATATCGCTGACCGTCCAGGGAGACGGCGTTATCGTGGGCGACAGGCTGATGGTGCAGCGAGCCATATCGAACCTACTATCGAACGCCATCAGACACGCGTCTCACCACAGCAACATTCCGATACTCATCGAGAGTCAAGGTCAATCTATCGTGTTGTCTGTGACAAACGATGGCCCCGGTATACCCGAAGAGCACACCGAAGCGATATTCAAGCGATTTTTTCGCGTGGATAGCGGGCGCTCACGTGACGAAGGAGGGACTGGACTTGGTCTTTCGATCGTCCGTTCGATCATGCAGATCCATCAAGGCAGCGTGACTGTAAATACCAGCACAGCCGGCCCTACGACATTCCAATTGTGGTTCAACCTTATGTGA